A region from the Nostoc sp. HK-01 genome encodes:
- a CDS encoding two-component hybrid sensor and regulator: MLVLSEKVFSLPGYRIVEQIYCGSKTLVYRGIKEQDKQPIVIKLIRNEYPTFSEIAQFRNQYTITKNLNLPGIVQPLCLENYRNGYALIMEDFGGISLKDWGRQNKATQEFGITLQEFFPIAIAIASILEGLHRSRIIHKDIKPANVLINPITLEIKIIDFSIATLLPREIQYLTNPNVLEGTLAYISPEQTGRMNRGIDYRSDFYSLGVTFFELLTGQLPFANTEPMELVHSHIAKQPPTVQQINPHHPPILSAIVSKLMAKNAEDRYQSAYGLKYDLEACYQQWLEIGNINSFELATKDVSDRFLIPEKLYGREKEVATLLTAFERVARGTTEMILVAGFSGIGKTAVVNEVHKPISRQRSYFIKGKFDQFQRDIPLSALVQAFQDLIGQILVETDAQIQQWKDKILLALGEQAQVIIDVIPGLEQIIGKQPAIAELSGTAAQNRFNLLFQRFIQVFSTKDYPLVIFLDDLQWADSASLQFIQLLMSQNNANNQTSVLVTPEPTNNLWNPIFDGVVWEFDEEPKVTQTEGNFLLIGAYRDNEVYPAHPLCLTLQQIEKAGTRINQINLAPLNQGNLNSLITDTLGCHQEIATPLGQMVFAKTKGNPFFATQFLKSLHQDGIIKFNFDVGYWQYDFAAIQALVLTDDVVDFMARQIGKLPIVTQNVLKMAACIGHEFDLKTLAIVNEKSVVDTASELWIALHEGIILPQTDIYKLFQNEPSSAEIVPNSNSPDFLNNSFPVPKYKFIHDRVQQAAYSLISETQRQQTHLKIGLLLFNSITVTEREEKIFQIVNQFNIALELITEQTRRDEIAQMNLMAGRKALGATAYTAGIKYLTTGIELLSSDSWETQYELSLALYETAAEAAYLAGEFEQMEQLVDVVLAQAKTLLEKVKVYEVKIQACGAKNKALEAVNTALTVLKQLGVEFPEHPSQSDMQLAMAEITSNLADRKIKDLIDLPEMTEAYPLAAMGILSTTIPVAYAVAPVLFLLIVLKQINLSLKYANAPSSAYAYVTYAVILCGLLGDIESGFEFGKLAANLLERFNSKEIKAKTMSTFHGVIRHWKEHPKKGLHSLLEGYSTGLETGDLEYAAYSLYNYSYSSYFIGRELIGLEREIANYGNAIIQINQQRTFNWNSIYQQTVLNLLGFEKNPCYLIGEAYNEEEMFPIHLAANDRIGLLSLYLSKLYLSYLFQDYSQAVENCILAEKYLDGGIGQQAIPFFHFYDSLAQLAVYTDADDSEKKVILDRVQVNQEKMDKWAHHAPMNYLHKFYLVEAERYRVTGQYLEAIESYDRAITLAKENEYINEEALANELAARFYLEWGKEKIAQTYLTDAYYCYVRWGAKAKVDDLAKRYPQLLMPILQQEKLSLQLSDKITISTYQSISHQSSYQTLVGSKTSISESLDLASVIKASQALSGEIEMEQLLSKLMQLVMENAGASKSALILIEDDNLELKVIAISASANFSSISTQFPSIDVESSNDVPITLMKYVNRTKEVFVVDDAKTVDFLTGDRYIMREPPKSLLCIPIINQGKLLGILYLENNLTTGAFTRDRVEVLKLLTTQAAISLENAILYKNLAQANQNLEEYNHSLEEKVEARTQELHHKNQHLQEALQELQHTQTQLIQSEKMSSLGQMVAGIAHEINNPINFIHGNINHTSEYVQDLLDLLAIYQQECSHSSDLVKAKSAEIDVDFLAKDLPKILDSMKVGSSRIRNIVLGLRNFSRLDESEMKAVDIHEGIDNTLMILQHRLKEKSDSPEIEVIKEYAKIPNISCYAGQLNQVFMNILSNAIDALDESMINSQNELLTKPQIRICTTLINSNTLRISIADNGSGMTEIVKKKIFDPFFTTKPVGSGTGLGLSISYQVIVDKHKGQLTCDSTPGKGTEFVIEIPIKP, translated from the coding sequence ATGTTAGTATTATCTGAAAAAGTGTTCTCCTTGCCTGGGTATCGAATTGTAGAACAAATTTATTGTGGTAGCAAAACTTTAGTTTATCGAGGTATTAAAGAACAAGATAAACAACCAATAGTAATTAAACTTATACGAAATGAGTATCCTACTTTCAGTGAAATTGCTCAATTCCGTAATCAGTATACAATCACCAAAAACCTCAATTTACCAGGCATAGTTCAACCTCTGTGTTTAGAAAATTATCGCAATGGCTATGCTTTAATCATGGAGGACTTTGGCGGGATATCGCTCAAAGATTGGGGACGGCAAAATAAAGCAACACAAGAGTTTGGGATTACACTACAAGAATTTTTCCCTATTGCTATAGCGATCGCATCTATTTTAGAAGGTCTACATCGCAGTCGCATTATCCATAAAGATATCAAACCTGCGAATGTCCTGATTAACCCTATTACTTTAGAAATTAAAATTATCGACTTCAGTATTGCTACTCTCCTACCAAGAGAAATTCAATACCTGACAAATCCCAACGTCTTAGAAGGAACACTAGCTTACATCTCTCCTGAACAAACAGGTAGAATGAACCGTGGTATTGATTACCGCAGCGATTTTTATTCTTTAGGAGTCACATTTTTTGAACTCTTAACCGGACAATTACCCTTCGCCAACACTGAACCGATGGAGTTGGTTCACTCTCACATTGCTAAACAACCACCAACCGTACAGCAAATTAATCCTCATCACCCGCCAATTTTGTCTGCAATTGTTAGCAAGTTAATGGCTAAAAATGCCGAAGACCGCTATCAAAGTGCTTACGGACTTAAGTATGACTTAGAAGCTTGCTATCAGCAATGGCTAGAAATCGGTAATATTAACAGCTTTGAGTTAGCCACTAAAGATGTTTCCGACCGTTTTCTCATCCCAGAAAAACTCTATGGTCGTGAAAAAGAAGTTGCTACCTTACTTACAGCCTTTGAGCGCGTAGCCAGAGGTACGACAGAAATGATCCTAGTCGCTGGGTTTTCTGGGATTGGTAAAACCGCCGTAGTCAACGAAGTACATAAACCGATTTCCAGACAGCGCAGTTATTTCATCAAAGGTAAATTTGACCAATTCCAAAGAGACATTCCTTTATCAGCATTAGTACAAGCTTTTCAAGACTTGATAGGGCAAATTCTGGTAGAAACTGATGCTCAAATTCAACAATGGAAAGACAAAATTCTCTTAGCATTGGGTGAACAAGCACAGGTAATTATCGATGTAATTCCTGGTCTAGAACAGATTATTGGTAAACAACCGGCAATTGCAGAACTTTCTGGAACTGCTGCTCAAAATCGATTTAATCTATTATTTCAAAGGTTTATTCAGGTATTTAGTACTAAAGATTATCCTTTAGTGATTTTTCTAGATGACTTGCAATGGGCAGACTCAGCCTCTTTGCAGTTTATACAACTATTGATGAGCCAAAATAATGCTAATAATCAAACTTCTGTTTTAGTTACTCCTGAACCTACAAATAACTTGTGGAACCCTATATTTGATGGGGTAGTTTGGGAATTTGATGAAGAGCCAAAAGTTACTCAAACTGAAGGAAACTTTTTACTAATTGGTGCATATCGTGATAACGAAGTTTACCCAGCCCACCCACTTTGCCTAACATTACAGCAAATTGAAAAAGCTGGGACAAGGATTAATCAGATTAACCTAGCACCTTTAAATCAAGGTAATTTAAATTCCTTGATTACTGATACTCTTGGTTGCCATCAAGAGATAGCAACTCCTTTGGGACAAATGGTGTTTGCTAAAACCAAAGGTAATCCATTTTTTGCAACTCAATTCTTGAAATCTTTACATCAAGATGGCATCATTAAATTTAATTTTGATGTAGGTTATTGGCAGTATGATTTTGCTGCAATACAGGCATTAGTACTGACAGATGATGTTGTTGATTTTATGGCACGGCAAATAGGAAAGTTGCCAATAGTGACGCAAAATGTCTTAAAAATGGCTGCTTGTATTGGACATGAATTTGACTTAAAAACTCTGGCGATCGTCAACGAAAAATCTGTAGTAGATACAGCATCAGAATTATGGATAGCCTTACATGAAGGAATAATTTTACCTCAAACTGATATTTATAAGTTATTCCAAAATGAGCCTAGTTCAGCAGAAATTGTTCCGAATTCAAATTCTCCAGATTTCTTAAACAATAGTTTTCCAGTTCCTAAATATAAATTTATCCATGACAGAGTACAACAAGCTGCTTATTCTTTAATTTCCGAAACCCAAAGGCAGCAAACGCATTTAAAAATTGGCTTATTACTATTCAATAGTATTACAGTTACAGAACGCGAAGAAAAGATTTTTCAGATAGTAAATCAATTCAATATCGCATTAGAATTGATCACTGAGCAGACAAGGCGTGATGAAATAGCCCAAATGAATTTGATGGCTGGACGTAAAGCTTTAGGCGCAACAGCTTATACAGCCGGAATTAAGTATTTAACAACGGGGATTGAACTCCTATCATCTGATAGTTGGGAAACACAATATGAACTTTCTTTAGCTTTGTACGAAACAGCAGCGGAAGCAGCATACCTAGCTGGTGAATTTGAGCAGATGGAGCAATTAGTTGATGTCGTGTTAGCACAGGCTAAAACATTACTAGAAAAAGTGAAAGTTTATGAAGTAAAAATTCAAGCTTGCGGCGCAAAAAATAAAGCATTAGAAGCTGTTAATACTGCACTTACTGTTTTGAAGCAGTTAGGTGTGGAATTTCCTGAACATCCTAGCCAATCTGATATGCAATTAGCTATGGCAGAAATTACATCAAATCTGGCTGATAGAAAAATCAAGGATTTAATTGATCTACCAGAAATGACAGAAGCCTATCCTCTTGCAGCTATGGGTATATTATCAACCACCATTCCTGTAGCCTATGCCGTTGCTCCTGTGCTATTTCTGTTAATTGTCCTCAAGCAAATTAACTTGTCATTGAAATATGCCAATGCACCTTCATCTGCCTACGCATACGTTACTTATGCTGTAATACTCTGCGGATTATTAGGAGATATTGAATCTGGCTTTGAATTTGGCAAACTAGCTGCAAATCTATTAGAGAGGTTTAATTCTAAAGAAATCAAAGCTAAAACAATGAGTACCTTTCATGGAGTAATCAGACATTGGAAAGAACATCCAAAGAAAGGATTACATTCTCTATTAGAAGGTTACTCTACTGGACTTGAAACTGGAGATTTAGAATATGCTGCCTATTCTCTTTACAACTATTCTTACTCTTCATATTTTATCGGTAGAGAACTGATAGGTCTAGAGAGAGAAATAGCAAATTATGGTAACGCTATCATCCAAATTAACCAACAAAGAACATTTAACTGGAATAGTATCTATCAACAAACTGTATTAAACTTGTTGGGATTTGAGAAAAATCCCTGTTATTTAATCGGTGAAGCCTACAATGAAGAAGAAATGTTTCCGATTCACCTAGCAGCTAACGATAGAATCGGACTTTTATCTTTATATTTGAGTAAACTATATCTGTCTTACTTATTTCAAGATTACTCTCAAGCAGTTGAAAATTGCATTTTAGCAGAAAAGTATTTAGATGGGGGCATAGGACAACAGGCTATTCCTTTTTTCCATTTTTATGATTCTCTAGCACAGCTTGCTGTATATACTGATGCGGATGATTCTGAGAAAAAAGTCATTCTTGATAGAGTCCAAGTTAATCAGGAAAAGATGGATAAATGGGCGCATCATGCTCCGATGAATTATCTGCATAAATTTTATTTAGTAGAGGCTGAACGATATCGAGTTACAGGTCAATATCTCGAAGCAATAGAATCTTACGATCGCGCCATTACTTTGGCTAAAGAAAATGAGTACATTAATGAAGAAGCTCTCGCTAATGAATTAGCAGCTAGATTCTATCTGGAATGGGGTAAAGAGAAAATTGCTCAAACCTATCTCACTGATGCTTATTATTGTTATGTGCGTTGGGGCGCAAAAGCCAAAGTAGATGATTTGGCAAAACGCTATCCACAATTACTCATGCCAATACTTCAGCAAGAGAAACTGAGCCTACAATTATCTGACAAAATCACTATCTCTACTTATCAATCTATATCACATCAAAGTAGTTATCAAACATTAGTCGGTTCTAAAACAAGTATTTCTGAATCACTAGATTTAGCCTCTGTGATTAAAGCTTCTCAAGCACTCTCTGGAGAAATTGAGATGGAGCAACTACTTTCTAAATTAATGCAACTTGTGATGGAAAATGCTGGAGCGTCTAAATCTGCTTTAATTTTGATTGAGGATGATAATTTGGAATTAAAGGTAATAGCTATTAGTGCTAGTGCCAATTTTTCATCGATCTCTACACAGTTCCCATCAATTGATGTTGAGTCTAGCAACGATGTTCCGATTACTTTGATGAAATATGTTAACCGCACTAAAGAAGTGTTTGTGGTTGATGATGCTAAGACTGTTGATTTTTTAACTGGCGATCGCTATATTATGCGTGAGCCGCCAAAGAGCCTTTTGTGCATCCCAATTATTAATCAAGGTAAATTATTGGGGATTCTTTACCTCGAAAATAATCTTACTACAGGAGCATTCACACGCGATCGCGTTGAAGTTTTGAAACTGCTTACTACCCAAGCTGCAATTTCCTTAGAGAACGCGATTCTCTATAAAAATTTAGCACAAGCAAATCAAAATCTGGAAGAATACAACCATAGCTTAGAAGAAAAAGTAGAAGCAAGAACACAAGAACTACATCACAAAAATCAACATCTACAAGAAGCTCTCCAAGAATTGCAACACACACAAACCCAACTAATTCAAAGTGAAAAAATGTCTTCGTTGGGTCAAATGGTGGCGGGTATTGCTCATGAAATTAATAATCCCATCAACTTTATTCATGGCAATATTAATCATACTAGTGAATATGTCCAAGATTTACTAGATTTATTAGCTATTTATCAGCAAGAATGCTCTCATTCTTCAGATTTAGTCAAAGCAAAATCAGCAGAAATAGATGTAGATTTCTTGGCTAAAGATTTGCCGAAAATTCTTGATTCTATGAAGGTTGGCAGTTCCCGAATTCGTAATATAGTTTTAGGTTTACGTAACTTCTCCCGCTTGGATGAATCGGAAATGAAGGCTGTTGATATTCATGAAGGTATTGACAACACGTTAATGATTTTGCAGCATCGACTTAAAGAAAAGAGTGATTCCCCGGAAATCGAAGTTATCAAAGAATATGCAAAAATACCCAATATTAGTTGTTATGCCGGTCAACTAAATCAGGTATTTATGAATATTTTGAGTAATGCGATCGATGCGTTAGATGAGTCAATGATTAATAGTCAAAATGAACTGTTAACTAAACCTCAGATTCGCATTTGTACTACCTTGATAAACTCAAATACCTTGCGGATTAGCATTGCTGATAATGGTTCTGGGATGACAGAAATAGTCAAGAAAAAAATCTTTGATCCATTTTTTACGACTAAACCAGTAGGTAGTGGTACAGGGTTGGGATTATCTATTAGTTATCAGGTAATTGTAGATAAACATAAGGGTCAGTTAACCTGTGATTCTACTCCCGGAAAAGGAACTGAGTTTGTGATTGAAATACCAATCAAGCCGTGA
- a CDS encoding cytochrome P450 gives MQLPNPLKTPSFIQKLEWVVDPMGYMERAAQQYPDIFTAEIVGFGDTLVFVNHPQAIQEILTNERKKFVAVGELNKVLQPLLGDHSIIMLGGNPHKKRRQLLMPNFHGDRMRAYGQLFSHLTETVFSKLPIDQPFLARTAMQEISLQVILQIVFGIYEGERCEQLKHLLISMLDFFRSPLTSGFLLFSFLQQDLGAWSPWGKFLRQRQQVDELLYAEIAERRTQQYPDRIDILSLLISAQDEAGQSMTNQELCDELKALMFGGYETTATAMAWALYWIHHKPQVREKLLQELDTLGDSPDPMSIFRLPYLTAVCNETLRIHPILMLTLPAVVQESVELLGHSLEPGTIVNGSIYLIHQREDLYAQPNEFRPERFLERQFSPYEFLPFGGLRRCIGEALAMFEIKLVLAKILSSYELVLADSQPERPQRRGVTLAPGNGVKMVIKGRRMRQRSQVPTATAPAH, from the coding sequence ATGCAACTACCTAATCCTCTGAAAACCCCCTCGTTTATTCAGAAGCTCGAATGGGTTGTTGATCCTATGGGATACATGGAAAGAGCAGCCCAGCAATATCCTGATATTTTCACGGCTGAGATAGTTGGTTTTGGTGATACCTTGGTATTTGTAAATCATCCTCAAGCCATCCAGGAAATTTTAACCAATGAGAGAAAGAAGTTTGTTGCCGTTGGTGAGCTAAACAAAGTTTTGCAACCATTATTAGGAGACCATTCAATCATCATGTTAGGGGGTAATCCCCACAAAAAGCGACGACAACTCCTAATGCCAAACTTTCACGGCGATCGGATGCGAGCCTACGGTCAGCTATTTTCTCATCTTACGGAAACAGTTTTTAGTAAGTTACCAATAGACCAGCCTTTCCTAGCTCGTACTGCTATGCAGGAAATTTCTCTGCAAGTCATCTTACAGATTGTCTTTGGCATATATGAAGGAGAACGTTGTGAACAACTCAAGCATTTATTAATATCGATGTTGGATTTTTTTCGCTCTCCACTAACTTCTGGATTCCTTTTGTTCTCATTTCTGCAACAAGATTTAGGAGCTTGGAGTCCTTGGGGAAAGTTTTTGCGTCAACGGCAGCAGGTAGATGAATTGCTCTACGCCGAAATTGCTGAACGCCGAACTCAACAATATCCAGACCGCATCGATATCCTCTCTTTGCTGATATCAGCGCAGGACGAAGCTGGACAATCTATGACTAATCAAGAGTTGTGCGATGAATTAAAAGCTTTGATGTTTGGTGGATATGAAACTACGGCAACAGCAATGGCTTGGGCATTGTATTGGATTCACCATAAGCCTCAAGTTCGGGAAAAACTGCTTCAAGAATTGGATACTCTTGGTGATTCACCTGACCCTATGAGTATTTTCCGACTACCTTATCTCACTGCTGTTTGTAATGAAACCTTGCGAATTCACCCCATTTTGATGTTAACGTTGCCTGCTGTAGTGCAAGAATCAGTTGAATTACTAGGTCATTCGTTAGAGCCAGGTACGATAGTGAATGGCAGCATATATTTGATTCATCAACGTGAGGATTTATATGCCCAGCCCAATGAATTTCGCCCAGAACGCTTTTTAGAGCGCCAATTTTCTCCCTATGAATTTCTTCCCTTTGGTGGTCTCCGTCGCTGTATTGGTGAGGCTTTAGCCATGTTTGAAATTAAGCTTGTTTTGGCAAAAATTCTGTCTAGCTATGAACTTGTATTAGCGGATAGTCAACCAGAACGACCTCAACGTCGAGGAGTTACCCTTGCACCAGGCAATGGAGTCAAGATGGTAATTAAAGGGCGGCGTATGCGCCAAAGGTCTCAAGTACCTACAGCAACTGCACCAGCCCATTAA
- a CDS encoding terpene synthase metal-binding domain-containing protein — MEKLIFPDLYCPFPSQVNQYVDVLEDYAFEWVLRFNLLSNESTYQHFLKTNFFWLTANTYPHYQLEELKIGNDWLSWLFIWDDHCDLSDLRKQPQVLKVVHKRFLEIFTGSEEATSKDIPLTHALSDLRKRMIKMWGARYFHLLIPCLEDYFNGCVLQADNHSRKTIPDLETYIKTRRLSLAGDLVLAWIEYFNCLRIPNILRKHQIIERINEMTINILAWCNDIFSFPKELASNDVHNLVLVLHYQQQLSLEQSIDYAVDMHNRELQALLELEKSLPSFGEELDTEIAKYLSGIHDWIRGNFDWCTKTARYNSVENLDLVKC; from the coding sequence ATGGAAAAGTTAATTTTTCCCGATTTATACTGCCCATTTCCATCTCAAGTTAATCAGTATGTAGATGTTTTAGAAGATTATGCTTTTGAATGGGTGCTGCGTTTTAATCTTTTGTCTAATGAATCAACTTATCAACATTTTTTGAAGACTAATTTCTTTTGGCTTACAGCAAATACCTACCCTCATTACCAACTAGAAGAACTAAAGATTGGAAATGATTGGTTGAGTTGGTTATTTATTTGGGATGACCATTGCGATTTATCAGATTTAAGAAAGCAACCTCAAGTACTAAAAGTTGTTCACAAAAGATTTCTGGAAATATTCACAGGATCAGAAGAAGCAACTAGCAAAGATATCCCACTTACTCATGCCTTAAGTGATTTACGAAAGCGCATGATTAAAATGTGGGGTGCAAGGTACTTTCATCTTTTAATACCTTGTCTTGAAGACTATTTTAACGGATGTGTCTTACAAGCAGATAATCACTCGCGAAAGACAATACCCGATTTGGAGACTTATATCAAGACACGCAGGCTAAGTTTAGCGGGAGATCTTGTACTTGCCTGGATTGAATATTTCAATTGCTTGAGAATTCCCAATATTTTACGAAAGCACCAAATTATAGAAAGAATCAATGAAATGACAATTAACATTCTTGCTTGGTGTAATGATATATTTTCCTTTCCCAAAGAGTTAGCTAGTAATGATGTTCATAATCTAGTATTAGTATTACATTATCAACAGCAACTTTCTCTAGAACAGTCTATTGATTATGCTGTGGACATGCACAATCGAGAATTACAAGCATTACTAGAATTAGAAAAATCACTTCCTTCTTTCGGAGAAGAATTAGATACTGAAATTGCAAAATACTTATCAGGAATACATGATTGGATTCGTGGTAACTTCGACTGGTGTACTAAAACTGCTCGCTATAATTCTGTAGAAAATCTAGATTTAGTTAAATGTTAA
- a CDS encoding cation-transporting ATPase, translating to MENATLKLRGMSCASCARSVEDAIRSVPGVNECSVNFGAEQATVDYDPRTTNLQAIQNAVDAAGYSAYPLQSQNLMAGEDDAEIRHRQKESRDLQRKLTVGGIIGSLLVIGSLPMMTGLHLPLIPTWLHNPWLQLVLTTPVQFWCGKTFYVNAWKAFKRHAATMDTLIALGTSAAYFYSLFATLFPGFFIAQGLMPDVYYETAAIVITLILLGRLFESRAKGQTSEAIRKLIGLQAKTARLIRHGTEVDVPIAEVQIGDVVLVRPGEKIPVDGEVVEGTSTVDEAMVTGESVPVKKQLGDEVIGATINKTGSFRFRATRVGADTVLAQIVQLVQQAQGSKAPIQRLADQITGWFVPGVIAIAILTFVVWYNITGNLTLALITTVGVLIIACPCALGLATPTSVMVGTGKGAENGILIKGAESLELAHQIQIIVLDKTGTITQGKPTVTDFVTVNGTANSNEIQLIQLAASLERNSEHPLAEAVVRYAQSQEVTLADVRDFAAVAGSGVQGIVSHHLVQIGTQRWMEELDIHTQVLQQDKERLEYLGKTAVWLAVDGEIQGLIGIADAIKPTSPQAVKALQKLGLEVVMLTGDNQRTAESIAREVGIKQVLAEVRPDQKAEVIKSLQAEKQGSRRKTQHSIVAMVGDGINDAPALAQADVGIAIGTGTDVAIAASDITLISGDLQGIVTAIQLSRATMRNIRQNLFFAFIYNVAGIPIAAGILFPVFGWLLNPIIAGAAMAFSSVSVVTNALRLRNFQAKTF from the coding sequence ATGGAAAATGCCACCTTGAAATTGCGCGGTATGAGTTGCGCTTCCTGTGCCAGAAGTGTAGAAGATGCAATTCGTTCTGTCCCTGGTGTGAATGAATGTAGTGTGAACTTTGGGGCAGAACAAGCAACAGTTGATTATGACCCCAGAACCACAAATTTACAAGCCATCCAAAATGCTGTAGATGCCGCAGGTTATTCAGCCTACCCGCTGCAATCACAAAATCTAATGGCTGGCGAAGATGATGCAGAAATCAGACATCGCCAGAAAGAATCTCGTGATTTGCAACGCAAGTTAACTGTAGGGGGGATTATTGGCAGTTTACTAGTAATTGGTTCACTGCCAATGATGACAGGATTACACTTACCCTTGATTCCTACATGGCTGCATAACCCTTGGTTGCAATTAGTTCTGACTACTCCTGTGCAGTTTTGGTGCGGTAAAACTTTTTATGTCAATGCCTGGAAAGCTTTCAAGCGCCATGCTGCCACAATGGATACCTTAATAGCTTTGGGTACAAGTGCTGCATATTTCTATTCTTTATTTGCTACTTTATTTCCTGGCTTTTTCATTGCTCAGGGATTGATGCCAGATGTGTATTATGAAACTGCGGCGATTGTCATTACCTTAATTTTGTTAGGGCGATTATTTGAAAGCCGTGCCAAAGGACAAACCTCAGAAGCTATCCGTAAGCTAATTGGTTTGCAGGCGAAAACTGCTCGGTTGATTCGTCACGGAACAGAAGTAGATGTACCAATTGCGGAAGTCCAAATTGGCGATGTTGTGCTGGTTCGTCCTGGAGAAAAGATTCCTGTTGATGGCGAAGTGGTGGAGGGGACATCCACTGTTGATGAAGCGATGGTGACTGGTGAAAGTGTACCAGTGAAAAAGCAACTAGGAGATGAAGTTATTGGCGCAACTATCAACAAAACTGGAAGTTTCCGATTTCGGGCGACAAGAGTTGGTGCGGATACTGTATTGGCACAGATTGTGCAACTAGTACAGCAAGCTCAAGGCTCAAAAGCTCCTATTCAAAGACTAGCAGACCAAATTACTGGTTGGTTTGTACCTGGGGTAATTGCGATCGCTATTCTTACCTTTGTCGTATGGTACAACATCACGGGCAACCTCACCCTAGCCTTAATTACCACAGTCGGGGTGTTAATTATCGCTTGTCCTTGTGCTTTGGGTTTAGCTACACCAACTTCTGTGATGGTAGGTACAGGTAAAGGTGCAGAAAATGGCATTTTAATTAAAGGTGCAGAAAGTTTAGAATTGGCACACCAAATTCAAATCATTGTCTTAGACAAAACCGGCACAATTACTCAAGGTAAACCCACAGTGACAGATTTTGTCACAGTTAACGGTACAGCTAACAGTAACGAAATTCAGCTAATACAACTAGCAGCATCCTTAGAACGCAATTCTGAACATCCGTTAGCAGAAGCCGTTGTGCGATATGCCCAATCTCAAGAAGTAACCTTAGCAGATGTCAGAGATTTTGCAGCCGTAGCAGGTAGCGGCGTACAAGGTATTGTTTCTCATCATCTGGTGCAAATTGGTACACAACGCTGGATGGAAGAATTAGATATTCATACCCAAGTCTTGCAACAAGACAAAGAACGCTTAGAATACCTGGGTAAAACCGCAGTTTGGTTAGCAGTTGACGGCGAAATCCAAGGGTTAATCGGGATTGCTGATGCAATTAAACCCACTTCACCCCAGGCTGTGAAAGCATTACAAAAACTTGGTTTAGAAGTTGTTATGCTTACAGGCGACAACCAACGCACCGCCGAAAGTATTGCCCGTGAAGTTGGTATCAAGCAGGTTTTGGCAGAAGTCCGTCCTGATCAAAAAGCAGAGGTGATTAAGTCACTGCAAGCAGAGAAGCAGGGGAGCAGAAGAAAAACTCAGCACTCAATTGTCGCAATGGTTGGTGATGGGATTAATGATGCACCAGCTTTAGCGCAAGCTGATGTCGGAATCGCCATCGGTACGGGTACAGATGTGGCGATCGCAGCTAGTGACATCACCTTAATCTCTGGTGACTTGCAAGGTATAGTCACAGCCATTCAACTTAGCCGCGCCACAATGCGTAACATTCGCCAAAACCTATTCTTCGCCTTTATTTACAACGTTGCTGGTATTCCCATCGCCGCCGGAATTCTGTTCCCTGTATTTGGTTGGTTGCTGAACCCGATTATTGCAGGTGCAGCAATGGCTTTTAGTTCAGTTTCTGTAGTCACTAATGCGCTACGTTTGCGTAACTTTCAAGCTAAAACATTCTAA